A window of the Bacillota bacterium genome harbors these coding sequences:
- a CDS encoding winged helix-turn-helix transcriptional regulator, producing the protein MEELIYKMEADLLKSLGHPTRIRILEFLHDKEMCACEIHPALDLEQSNVSQHLAVLRERGILETRREGTMIIYRVRDPKVFELLELLQDIILSQLGETKNIVEHLKKKKDRTRKEG; encoded by the coding sequence ATGGAGGAACTGATTTATAAAATGGAGGCTGATTTACTAAAATCGCTTGGCCATCCAACTAGAATTAGAATTCTGGAATTTCTCCATGATAAGGAGATGTGTGCCTGTGAAATTCACCCAGCACTGGATCTGGAGCAATCGAATGTCTCACAGCACCTGGCAGTCCTGCGTGAGAGAGGGATTTTGGAAACCAGACGTGAAGGAACCATGATCATCTATCGGGTCAGGGATCCAAAGGTTTTTGAGCTGCTTGAACTGCTGCAGGACATTATTCTCTCACAACTGGGAGAAACTAAAAATATTGTTGAGCATCTAAAGAAGAAAAAAGACAGAACTCGCAAAGAGGGATAA
- a CDS encoding thioredoxin family protein: MDIKILGPGCQRCQALEKLTFDTLAELDVAADVEKVTDIKQIMGYGVMSTPGLVINGKVKLFGRVPTKGELKELIKEEL; the protein is encoded by the coding sequence GTGGATATCAAGATTCTTGGTCCTGGATGTCAGCGGTGCCAAGCCTTAGAGAAACTTACTTTTGACACTCTGGCCGAATTGGATGTAGCAGCTGATGTGGAGAAGGTAACAGACATTAAGCAGATCATGGGGTATGGCGTAATGAGCACCCCTGGTCTGGTGATTAATGGAAAAGTCAAACTGTTTGGTCGGGTACCGACAAAGGGAGAACTGAAAGAATTGATTAAAGAGGAACTATAA
- the cax gene encoding calcium/proton exchanger, which produces MVNLDPGQIRSWSPKHKEACNLTSKPSTINPLNYLYLAIPFSLYFELTHRQVPLFFAASLAIIPLAGLMGKATEELAFYFGPKIGSFLNATLGNATELIITLFALKKGLFEVIKASLAGSILGNILLVLGFSMLLGGIRNGTQYFHRQNTANQTSLMFLAVIALVIPATFFQKAVHGQIYKLNELSLIIASLLFIVYLASMLASFRGTDPLGVRHEETHEATWSRGKALLMLFISTVLVALEAELLVSSIEPVTQALRWSQFFVGIVIIPIIGNAAEHSTALIMALKNQMNIAVEIAVGSSSQIALLVTPILVFLSYVWGNPMNLFFNYYEIIALASAVLIAIFISLDGESNWLEGAQLIVAYLIIAAAFYFV; this is translated from the coding sequence ATGGTTAATCTTGATCCGGGACAAATTAGATCCTGGTCCCCAAAACACAAGGAGGCATGCAATTTGACCAGCAAGCCGTCAACTATTAACCCACTCAACTATCTTTACCTCGCCATCCCCTTCAGCCTCTACTTTGAACTGACGCACCGTCAGGTGCCGCTCTTTTTTGCGGCCAGCCTCGCGATCATCCCTTTGGCTGGTCTGATGGGTAAAGCTACCGAAGAACTGGCTTTCTATTTTGGGCCAAAAATCGGCAGCTTTTTAAACGCCACCTTGGGCAATGCCACTGAACTGATTATAACCTTATTTGCCCTGAAAAAAGGTTTGTTTGAGGTAATTAAAGCCTCATTAGCAGGCTCCATCCTGGGCAACATCCTCTTGGTGCTGGGCTTCTCGATGCTATTGGGCGGGATTCGCAACGGTACCCAGTATTTCCACCGGCAGAATACCGCCAACCAGACTTCCTTGATGTTCCTGGCCGTGATCGCTCTGGTTATTCCGGCAACATTCTTCCAAAAAGCCGTCCACGGACAGATATACAAACTCAATGAACTAAGTCTAATCATTGCCAGCCTGCTCTTTATCGTCTATCTGGCCAGCATGCTGGCATCATTCCGCGGCACCGACCCGCTGGGTGTTCGGCACGAGGAAACCCACGAAGCCACCTGGAGCCGGGGTAAAGCTCTCCTGATGCTGTTCATTAGTACCGTCCTGGTGGCCCTGGAAGCTGAACTCCTGGTTAGCAGCATCGAACCTGTAACACAGGCCCTGCGGTGGTCCCAATTCTTTGTTGGGATCGTGATCATCCCAATTATTGGTAACGCCGCGGAGCACTCCACCGCGTTAATTATGGCCCTTAAAAACCAGATGAACATCGCCGTGGAAATTGCTGTTGGCTCCAGTTCTCAGATTGCCCTACTGGTCACGCCGATCCTGGTGTTTTTGAGCTATGTCTGGGGCAACCCGATGAACCTTTTTTTCAACTATTACGAGATCATCGCCCTGGCCTCAGCCGTCCTGATCGCCATTTTTATCAGCCTGGACGGAGAATCAAACTGGTTGGAAGGAGCTCAACTGATCGTGGCTTACCTGATCATTGCGGCAGCTTTCTACTTTGTTTAA
- a CDS encoding NUDIX domain-containing protein, with protein MNNLIRIGVGALVQDDCNRILLVKHGYRSYWYDRWILPGGMLEPGETLVDCAKREVFEETGLEVVIGPHLITFERIVKTETGVILHVVYVDFWARAIGGILAPGDDVGEAMWAKVEELSKLWPAIHEDTQIILRAANLLPLMHGDRDGDR; from the coding sequence ATGAATAATCTAATTCGAATCGGAGTTGGTGCGCTGGTACAGGATGACTGTAACAGGATTCTGCTGGTCAAGCATGGCTACCGGAGTTACTGGTATGACCGCTGGATATTACCAGGTGGTATGTTAGAGCCGGGAGAGACCCTAGTTGACTGTGCGAAAAGAGAGGTTTTTGAAGAGACAGGTTTGGAGGTGGTAATTGGGCCGCACCTGATTACTTTCGAGCGGATCGTTAAAACTGAAACGGGGGTTATTTTACACGTGGTGTACGTCGATTTCTGGGCCAGGGCTATTGGAGGTATCCTGGCGCCGGGAGATGATGTAGGTGAAGCAATGTGGGCCAAAGTAGAAGAACTCAGCAAGCTTTGGCCGGCTATCCACGAGGATACCCAGATTATTTTACGGGCTGCTAACTTGTTACCATTAATGCATGGGGATAGAGATGGAGACAGATGA